The proteins below come from a single Cannabis sativa cultivar Pink pepper isolate KNU-18-1 chromosome 3, ASM2916894v1, whole genome shotgun sequence genomic window:
- the LOC115710906 gene encoding uncharacterized protein LOC115710906 yields MKKVANKAEFGFHDRCKELKLNHLCFADDVLLFCKGDLQSIRLMLQGLRLFSSSSGLLPNNSKSAIYCAGMPEAEIQRVVQISGFTRSSVPFKYLGIPICSKRISKAECNILVDKMTARIKIWSTRHISFAGRVVLINSVLLTIHTYWSQILVLPKKVVAEIERICRSFLWKGSNNMLGAGAVAWNKVCLSKAEGGIGFLNINTWNKAALMKNIWTLAAKKDNLWFKWIHSVYLKNDDCWNHKASIHSSWYWRKLVDLKDEMRRTWETNQLLATEFKIADAYKKLQLTQDRTHWCNQVWSRLNHPKHSFILWMAVLDRLKTRDRLKRMQITDVEECCFCSSQPESKLHLFFQCSKTSSLLQQMKDWIGWKAPAYDLNSLIRSISRSKRSKFQQQVFSASIAGLVYFIWQQRNGKIWQQSPKSMNIQELKWHIKTRISCVLPKKIKVEDRIWFDNL; encoded by the coding sequence ATGAAGAAAGTGGCCAATAAAGCAGAGTTTGGTTTCCATGACAGGTGCAAGGAATTAAAGCTCAATCATCTTTGTTTTGCGGATGATGTCCTCCTCTTTTGTAAAGGCGATTTGCAAAGCATCAGACTAATGCTTCAAGGATTGAGACTCTTTTCAAGTTCTTCAGGTCTCTTGCCTAATAATAGTAAGTCTGCTATCTATTGTGCGGGGATGCCTGAAGCAGAGATCCAAAGGGTGGTTCAGATTTCTGGTTTTACCAGAAGCTCAGTTCCTTTTAAGTATCTGGGGATTCCAATTTGCTCAAAAAGAATTTCTAAGGCTGAATGCAATATCCTGGTAGACAAAATGACGGCTCGCATCAAAATATGGAGCACTAGACACATCTCATTTGCAGGTAGGGTTGTTCTCATCAACTCTGTCCTCCTAACCATTCACACATATTGGAGTCAGATCCTAGTCTTGCCAAAGAAAGTGGTTGCTGAAATTGAAAGAATATGCAGGAGTTTTCTATGGAAAGGCTCTAACAATATGTTAGGAGCTGGAGCCGTAGCCTGGAATAAGGTATGCCTCTCCAAAGCTGAAGGTGGAATAGGTTTCTTAAATATCAATACTTGGAATAAGGCTGCTTTAATGAAGAACATATGGACACTAGCTGCCAAGAAAGATAACTTATGGTTCAAATGGATCCATAGTGTTTATCTGAAGAATGATGATTGTTGGAACCACAAGGCTTCCATCCATAGtagttggtattggaggaaGCTTGTGGATCTAAAAGATGAAATGAGAAGAACATGGGAAACAAATCAGCTCTTAGCTACTGAATTTAAAATAGCAGATGCATACAAGAAGCTTCAGCTGACACAAGATCGAACTCACTGGTGTAATCAAGTTTGGTCTAGGCTCAATCATCCTAAGCATAGCTTTATACTGTGGATGGCTGTGTTGGACAGACTTAAGACAAGAGATCGATTGAAAAGAATGCAAATAACAGATGTTGAAGAGTGTTGTTTCTGTAGCAGTCAACCCGAAAGCAAACTTCACCTATTCTTTCAATGCAGCAAAACCAGTAGTTTGCTTCAACAAATGAAAGATTGGATTGGCTGGAAGGCTCCTGCTTATGATCTGAACTCACTGATCCGGAGCATTAGCAGGTCCAAGCGTTCAAAATTCCAGCAGCAGGTTTTTTCGGCCTCTATTGCTGGTTTAGTTTACTTCATTTGGCAGCAGAGAAATGGAAAGATATGGCAGCAGAGCCCGAAGTCTATGAATATTCAGGAGCTTAAATGGCACATCAAAACAAGAATATCTTGTGTTTTACCAAAGAAAATCAAAGTGGAAGATAGGATATGGTTTGATAATTTGTAA
- the LOC133035642 gene encoding uncharacterized protein LOC133035642: MMIEQQRRKRGRPSNPQKSINHNHHEIMKKKKTYNYDHHNNDHEMMKKRDKDHLHHKNHPNNNIPSHNYNHHRTTSTSSSSSSSSSSSSSSSPSSSSLFKREEVPMSELILAAKRRKAELQNTIFLDKESLQKERESMRLKLQKIEEEATPPEQNLMALMELEKLCGYKSSLYHIRLNYHCWRLESSSKEMFFSNRVKKLGLFFKGR, encoded by the exons ATGATGATTGAACAACAACGTCGTAAAAGAGGAAGACCTAGTAATCCTCAAAAATCCATTAATCATAATCATCATGAGatcatgaagaagaagaagacttaTAATTATGATCATCATAATAATGATCATGAAATGATGAAGAAGAGAGACAAAGATCATCTTCACCACAAAAAtcatcctaataataatattccTTCTCATAATTATAATCATCATCGTACTACTTCTACTTCtagttcatcatcatcatcatcatcatcatcatcatcatcatcaccatcatcatcatcattatttaAAAGAG aaGAAGTGCCCATGAGTGAGCTAATTCTTGCTGCAAAAAGGAGGAAAGCTGAATTGCAAAACACCATTTTCTtag ACAAAGAAAGCCTCCAAAAGGAAAGAGAATCTATGCGGCTTAAACTTCAAAAG ATCGAGGAAGAAGCTACACCTCCCGAACAAAACCTAATGGCTTTGATGGAACTCGAAAAGCTATGCGGGTACAAATCTTCTTTATATCATATTAGACTAAATTATCATTGTTGGCGCCTTGAATCTTCTTCGAAGGAAATGTTCTTTAGTAATCGAGTGAAGAAGCTCGGTTTGTTTTTTAAAGGGCGATAG